A stretch of DNA from Clostridium sp. JN-9:
TATAATATCGAAATAGCGTAAAACAGATAATTTGGTTATATATCAGAAAGGGTGATTGCATGAACAAGATAAAGAAAAAGTATATATATGTTCCAATTGTAACTGCCATACTATCATTGCTTATGCTTTTAATATTGAATTTTACTTCTTCAGCACATAAATATAAGTCTTATTCTGACTTTATTAAGGATCTTTCTATTAATAAAGTCAGTACAGTTTATATTACTGCTTCTCCTAAAATTACAGTTAAGTTAAAGGACGGCACCCAATATGAAAGTGATAATCCACGGGCAGACAATTTTAAAGAAGATCTGCTGAAGAAAAATGTACAAGTTCTTGAACAGGGTCCTGCTAATCTTAAAGAGATAGTTCCAATTATCTTTTTAATTACTTCTTTAGCTGCAATTGGCGTTATGGCTTTTAAAAGTTCCAGCATATCATCCAGAAGAATGAATTCTGTTGATGCTATGGATGCAAACGCAATGGAAAATGTAAAATATAATTTCTCAAGTGTAGCAGGCAACGAAGAAGCTAAGGAAAGTGTTAAAGATATTGTAGACTTTCTCAGCAATCCTGAAAAGTACACTTCCTATGGCGCCAGAATGCCTAAGGGAATAATACTTTACGGGGAGCCTGGTACAGGGAAAACCTTACTTGCAAAAGCAGTGGCAGGAGAAGCAGGCGTACCCTTCTATGCTGTGTCAGGTTCTGATTTCGTACAGGTATATGTAGGGGTAGGAGCAAGCCGTATAAGACAGTTATTTAAAAAGGCAAAAAGCCACGGCAAAGCAGTTATCTTTATTGATGAAATCGATGCTATAGGTAAAAAAAGAGATGCATCTCGAACTGGCGGATCTGACGAAAGAGATCAGACTCTTAATGCATTATTAACAGAAATGTCAGGATTTAATGAAAAAGAAGGAATTGTAGTTATTGCTGCAACAAACAGGCTGGATATGCTGGACTCAGCTTTGCTTAGACCAGGCAGATTCGACAGACATATAGAAATTATGCTTCCTGACATAGATGCAAGGGAGAAAATACTATCACTGCATTTAAAAAATAAACCTGTGAGGAATATATGTATAAATGACTGGGCTCATAAAACAGCTTATTTTTCAGGAGCAAAAATTGAAAGTTTCGTAAATGAGGCTGCTATACTTGCATGTAAGGAAAATAGTAAATTCATAGAAGAAAAACATATGGATACAGCATTTTCCATAATACTTGCAGGATATGAAAAGAAGAATAGAAGCTATATAAAAGATTCAGACAGAAATATTACTGCTTTTCATGAGGCAGGACATGCATTGGTATCTATGAAGGTACTTCCCAATGAAAAAGTATCAAAAGTTACCATAATTCCAAGTACAAAAGGCGCAGGAGGCTATACATTAAGTATTCCTGAAAGCAGAATGTATCAGCACAAAGAATATCTAAAAAACAGAATAATGGTATTACTTGGGGGAAGGGCTTCTGAAGAAATTATGTTTGGCAGTGACCATATAACTACTGGTGCTCATAATGATTTGAAGCAAAGTACAAAAATAGCATTAAGTATGGTAGCAGAATATGGTATGGGTGATAGTTTAGGCCTTCTGAATATTAATGAACTTGCAAATTTAAATATAAGTGAAAATAAAATTGTAGAAGAATGCAGAAATTTGGTGGACAAACTTTATGAAGACACCAAGAATATATTATTAGATAATAAGGATAAATTAATAAATATATCAGATAAGTTAGTTGAAAAAGAAACCTTATATTCGGAAGAACTTACAAAAATGGTTTTGTCATAGGACAAAACCATTTTTAAAGAATAAAGATTAAAGAAAAAAGAACAAATAATGTAGATTTTCTGCTTTGGCAGAAAATCTACTAATTTATAATGGTTATGGGTAATACTAAAAAAGAATTTCTAATTTGATGTACAATGCAGTTTTGAATAGTTGCTTCTGGAAAAGAAACCTTCAATGTTTCCGGCAATCCATTTACGTTCTTTATGCTATATAATTTCATTTAGTAAAGCGCTATTTAAGCAAGCAAAAATACTGGTGTTTCTACAGTTTTTTGAAAAGCTGCATAGCTGATTTACTTTAAAATCTATTTAATTGGCTGCCTACCGGCACAGGATTTTTGCAAATCCTTTTTTGTCATCTAATAAAACTATAATTGAAACCATTTTTAGTTATTAAAACCTATGATTCACTTAATCAATTGAGTTTTGGTTTTTCTGCAAAGAAAAACTACCTTATTTAATCTTTAATCTTTGTTATTTTGAATAAAAGGCTTGTAATAGTTCCTCCAATTAGTCCACCTAAGTGCCCAAAGTTATCCACATTGGGGATAGAAAATCCTATAATAAGGTTGATAACTATTACGGAAAAAATGCTTCTTAAAAATTCTTTACCTATATTTTTTCTCATTTTAATTCCAAATACTAATGCTGCCCCAAGTAATGCAAAGATTGCGCCTGATGCTCCAATGGATACTGATGGAGAAAATAAATAGCTGAATAACGATGCTGTTATTCCTCCTATAAAATATATTAAAGTGAATTTTATTTTACCATACAGTTTTTCTATTAATGGTCCTATAATATATAAGGAATACATATTTAAGGCTAGATGTATAATTCCCCCATGGAGGAACATACTTGTTATAAGTCTGTAATATTCACCATCTTTTATAAGGGAATTTACCTTGGCACCTAAAAATATCAGCACATTAATATCACTGTTGATAATATGTCCAGGACCTGATATGATCACTGTAATCAAATACATAATTACATTAATAATTATAAGAGTTAAAGTAACAGGCGTAACATTTATTTTCTTTGAATTTGAATTTTCTCTGATTTTTAAAATGCATGTAGATAATTCTTTTTCCAGATCTGACAATTCATTGTTGTATTTTAATATAACATTTTGTTTATAATCCAGAAGGACATAATTAATGCTGCCTAAATTATTTGACAAAATATCAGTTAATTCTTCTTTATTCTTTATTTTACTCTGATCTAATAATGCTATGTTTGATAAATTGATATTGCCTTCATAATTTTCTTTATGTCTAAACTGTTGTATAACCCATTGAGCTTCATCATTTATAATTAATTTTGAAGAAAAAACTATTAAATCAGCACATTTACCTTTTTCTTTTACTAAACACCATGAACTTATATTCTTATTTGAAGAACTTAATTCATCTATTTTATATCCATGGTATTGACTCATTAATTCTATAATCCTGTGTATATATTTATCTATTATTATCACTCCTAAAAAAACAATACATTGTGCCTGGCAGAATATCCAATGAAGAACTATGTTTTAAAGAGCATAATGTAATATGTTTTTTGAAAGTCTGTAATTATATTTTATTAAACTAATTTTTCTATTACAATATTTGAGTATTGTAATAAATTAATTTCAAAAATGTTCCTTGGTTTTTTTGTAATGCTGTCATAAATAACCCTTATTATGGGCCTGTCAGGAAATCCTTTGTTCTGTCTTACTACATATCCCTCTTCGCCATTTGAAAGTCTTACACATGCACCAAGGGGATATATAGCAAATGTATTTTTAAAGTTATCTACCACATGTTCATCAAAAATGCTTCCGCTTCCTGCCAATATTAATTCATATGCATCATTAGGACTGAACTTCCTCCTATAGCATCTGTCATTACTTACTGCATCATATACGTCAGACACACATACTATTTTTGCAAATTTTGATATCTGATTTGCAGTAAGTCCAAAAGGATATCCTTTTCCATCTATTCTTTCATGGTGCTGTTCTACTATCTTTATAACCGGGTCAGGGATTCTGTAATTTTTCCTTAATATTTCTGAGCCGTACAAAGTATGCTTTTTTATTTCCATAAATTCATCATCAGTTAATTTACCCTGTTTGCTGATGATTCTGTGAGGTACTTTGGTTTTTCCT
This window harbors:
- a CDS encoding FtsH/Yme1/Tma family ATP-dependent metallopeptidase is translated as MNKIKKKYIYVPIVTAILSLLMLLILNFTSSAHKYKSYSDFIKDLSINKVSTVYITASPKITVKLKDGTQYESDNPRADNFKEDLLKKNVQVLEQGPANLKEIVPIIFLITSLAAIGVMAFKSSSISSRRMNSVDAMDANAMENVKYNFSSVAGNEEAKESVKDIVDFLSNPEKYTSYGARMPKGIILYGEPGTGKTLLAKAVAGEAGVPFYAVSGSDFVQVYVGVGASRIRQLFKKAKSHGKAVIFIDEIDAIGKKRDASRTGGSDERDQTLNALLTEMSGFNEKEGIVVIAATNRLDMLDSALLRPGRFDRHIEIMLPDIDAREKILSLHLKNKPVRNICINDWAHKTAYFSGAKIESFVNEAAILACKENSKFIEEKHMDTAFSIILAGYEKKNRSYIKDSDRNITAFHEAGHALVSMKVLPNEKVSKVTIIPSTKGAGGYTLSIPESRMYQHKEYLKNRIMVLLGGRASEEIMFGSDHITTGAHNDLKQSTKIALSMVAEYGMGDSLGLLNINELANLNISENKIVEECRNLVDKLYEDTKNILLDNKDKLINISDKLVEKETLYSEELTKMVLS
- a CDS encoding rhomboid family intramembrane serine protease — protein: MSQYHGYKIDELSSSNKNISSWCLVKEKGKCADLIVFSSKLIINDEAQWVIQQFRHKENYEGNINLSNIALLDQSKIKNKEELTDILSNNLGSINYVLLDYKQNVILKYNNELSDLEKELSTCILKIRENSNSKKINVTPVTLTLIIINVIMYLITVIISGPGHIINSDINVLIFLGAKVNSLIKDGEYYRLITSMFLHGGIIHLALNMYSLYIIGPLIEKLYGKIKFTLIYFIGGITASLFSYLFSPSVSIGASGAIFALLGAALVFGIKMRKNIGKEFLRSIFSVIVINLIIGFSIPNVDNFGHLGGLIGGTITSLLFKITKIKD
- a CDS encoding HD-GYP domain-containing protein, which produces MRLEFINRVKENDILGKSILTNDGKILLRAGVKITNSYIRRLKNQGVFYIYLEDERFDDVEVEDEQLTHLKQETMKSMSKIVNNVHDFNGKAVKESLDNVEDLIEYIIEVGDVNKSLYDIKTYDNYTYVHSLDTCIMSTFLGISSGYGDQELKNLGIGAILHDVGKTKVPHRIISKQGKLTDDEFMEIKKHTLYGSEILRKNYRIPDPVIKIVEQHHERIDGKGYPFGLTANQISKFAKIVCVSDVYDAVSNDRCYRRKFSPNDAYELILAGSGSIFDEHVVDNFKNTFAIYPLGACVRLSNGEEGYVVRQNKGFPDRPIIRVIYDSITKKPRNIFEINLLQYSNIVIEKLV